Proteins from one Aulosira sp. FACHB-615 genomic window:
- a CDS encoding TM2 domain-containing protein: protein MANLNPTSHPNKQLLAGYCGIIFGGFGVHKFILGYAAEGFIMLAISIVAGTFTYGVALIVMQLIGLIEGMIYLNKSSEEFADIYFVNKQGWF, encoded by the coding sequence ATGGCAAATCTCAACCCTACTAGTCATCCTAATAAGCAACTTTTGGCTGGTTACTGCGGGATAATTTTTGGCGGGTTTGGCGTTCATAAATTTATTTTAGGATATGCTGCTGAAGGCTTTATTATGTTGGCTATATCCATAGTTGCAGGTACTTTTACTTATGGAGTCGCCTTGATAGTGATGCAGCTGATCGGTTTGATTGAAGGCATGATTTATTTAAACAAATCCTCAGAAGAATTTGCCGATATCTATTTTGTCAATAAACAAGGCTGGTTCTAA
- a CDS encoding Uma2 family endonuclease: MLAKSTPAEQRTVLHNVSWETFEALLRDTGEERGSRFAYECGTLEIMTPLFEHENPKIQFDRLIFSLVEELSLELKSAGSTTLKRRLLNRGIEPDNCYYIQNESRVRNKETLDLETDPPPDLAIEVDITSSSVNKFNIYAALGISELWRYNGQNLKFYQLLEGQYIECEFSLAFPIVSVRDMSRFIEQSKTMSEIALLKLFRAWVRSQLEG, translated from the coding sequence ATGCTTGCCAAGTCAACGCCTGCTGAACAAAGAACAGTTCTGCACAACGTTAGCTGGGAAACCTTTGAAGCTTTGCTAAGAGATACAGGTGAAGAGAGAGGTTCTCGGTTTGCGTATGAATGCGGTACTTTAGAAATTATGACACCACTATTTGAACATGAAAACCCTAAAATTCAATTTGATCGGTTAATATTTAGTTTGGTTGAGGAATTATCATTAGAACTTAAAAGTGCTGGTTCTACAACTTTAAAACGAAGATTATTAAACCGAGGCATAGAACCAGATAACTGTTACTATATACAAAATGAATCAAGAGTCAGAAATAAAGAAACTTTAGACTTAGAAACTGATCCACCACCTGATTTAGCAATAGAAGTTGATATTACTAGTAGTTCAGTTAATAAGTTTAATATTTACGCCGCATTAGGTATTTCTGAACTATGGAGATATAACGGCCAGAATTTAAAATTTTATCAATTATTAGAAGGGCAATATATTGAGTGTGAGTTTAGCCTTGCCTTTCCGATAGTATCAGTACGTGATATGAGCCGATTTATCGAACAAAGTAAAACTATGAGTGAAATTGCTTTACTCAAATTATTTCGTGCTTGGGTAAGAAGTCAGCTAGAGGGTTAA
- a CDS encoding dihydroorotase: MNELLQQVRVIDPISGTDQIADVLIVDGRIQAVAAQISAISNETQVRDCRGLILGTGLVDLYSHSGEPGFEERETLSSLLQAAASGGFTRIGILPDTSPAIDHPALVAQLQKMRGEGGRGGQGGQGGQGGQGGQGGQGGQGRNYVSSPLSTPSPLSTPSPLSPPSPLSPLSPLSTPSPLSPPHPDTPTPLLNIWGAVTLDVAGKQMTELADLAAAGVVGFTDSHPLDNLGLVRRVLEYVQPLAKPVAFWPCDRQLTSNGVMREGVDALRFGLPPVPASAETTAIASLLELVAATGNLQVHIMRVSTARSVELIAAAKAAGLPITASTTWMHLLLDTTSINPSTTLSNIEGSRDVKSYDTSLHLDPPLGNPSDLKALREGVRTGVIDAIAIDHAAYTYEEKVQAFAEAPAGAVGLELALPLLWQNLVVTGEFTALELWQALSSNPAKCLGQELSTLTANQKAELTLFDPSQTWKVERKNLQTLSSNTPWMGRELQGRVLQIWC; this comes from the coding sequence ATGAATGAACTTTTACAACAAGTCCGAGTAATTGATCCAATTTCTGGCACTGACCAAATAGCCGATGTCCTGATAGTTGATGGTCGTATTCAAGCTGTAGCTGCACAAATTTCGGCAATTAGTAATGAGACTCAAGTTAGAGACTGTCGGGGATTAATTCTAGGAACTGGGTTAGTAGATTTGTATAGTCACTCTGGCGAACCAGGGTTTGAAGAGAGAGAAACTTTATCGTCTTTGTTGCAAGCGGCTGCATCTGGTGGCTTTACCAGAATTGGTATTTTACCTGATACATCTCCAGCCATTGATCATCCGGCGCTGGTGGCGCAGTTGCAGAAGATGAGAGGGGAAGGGGGACGTGGGGGACAAGGTGGACAAGGGGGACAAGGTGGACAAGGTGGACAAGGTGGACAAGGTGGACAAGGAAGAAACTATGTTTCTTCTCCCTTGTCTACCCCCTCTCCCTTGTCTACCCCCTCTCCCTTGTCTCCCCCCTCTCCCTTGTCTCCCCTCTCTCCCTTATCTACCCCCTCTCCCTTATCTCCCCCACACCCCGACACCCCGACACCGTTACTCAACATCTGGGGTGCAGTTACTTTGGATGTGGCGGGAAAGCAGATGACAGAGTTGGCTGATTTAGCGGCTGCGGGAGTGGTGGGTTTTACTGATAGTCATCCGTTGGATAATTTGGGGTTGGTGCGGCGAGTGCTGGAATATGTACAGCCTTTGGCTAAACCTGTGGCTTTTTGGCCTTGCGATCGCCAGCTTACCTCGAATGGTGTGATGCGTGAAGGGGTAGATGCGTTGCGTTTTGGTTTACCACCAGTTCCCGCCAGTGCCGAAACAACTGCGATCGCCTCTTTGTTAGAATTAGTGGCGGCGACTGGTAATTTGCAAGTTCATATTATGCGCGTCTCTACGGCGCGGAGTGTGGAATTAATTGCGGCTGCTAAGGCTGCTGGTTTACCCATCACCGCCAGCACTACTTGGATGCACTTGTTATTGGATACCACATCTATTAACCCTTCGACTACGCTCAGTAACATCGAGGGTAGCCGAGATGTTAAAAGTTATGACACCAGTTTGCATTTAGATCCGCCTTTGGGAAATCCCAGCGATTTAAAAGCTTTGCGTGAAGGAGTCCGCACAGGTGTAATCGATGCGATCGCGATCGACCACGCGGCTTATACTTATGAAGAAAAAGTCCAAGCTTTTGCCGAAGCTCCAGCAGGAGCAGTTGGTTTAGAACTAGCCTTACCTTTGTTGTGGCAAAATCTGGTGGTAACGGGAGAATTTACAGCCTTAGAATTATGGCAAGCTTTAAGTAGTAATCCCGCAAAATGTTTGGGACAGGAATTAAGTACATTAACTGCTAATCAAAAAGCCGAGTTAACTTTGTTTGACCCTTCGCAAACCTGGAAAGTGGAAAGGAAAAATTTACAGACACTTTCGAGTAATACACCTTGGATGGGGCGAGAATTACAAGGTCGGGTGTTGCAAATTTGGTGTTAA
- a CDS encoding CPBP family intramembrane glutamic endopeptidase codes for MTLKRLVLIISTVIAVVLATLSLVSSWQKPQFQSRLELYQINIALQAQAWQPEDSNGDNFQVIRQAILEDQPLENATQQYQAARKSVQTNLDQLNSQLTQLSSPAKPLPQDTVDTSASPEVTKKQLQQSLYQQQKLLAELDLRLGILQVQQGQQDTALKTWAELQKPALNSDFADTATILSGLWSDPPRILPNAQQLIKKNLDGWFRNKALIQLYQLQQRQEPLAAVKAAQQSAAAQAVFKLTLIGTIPALAALIGTILLIFLLTQRLLKGKEALLAQNGDLVWTTPWDGETVLQVFVVGFFFMGQVFVPILLSILPIPRPIVGVRLQAFSVLVSYLLVAAGALSVMYFSIKRFFPLPRLWFKFQLQDNWWLWGLGGYCTALPVVVVVSLINQKLWQGQGGSNPLLQLALESQDSIALGIFFSTAAIAAPIFEEILFRGFLLPSLTRYLPVWGAILASSLLFAIAHLSLSEVLPLTALGIILGVVYTRSRNLLAPMLLHSLWNSGTLLSLFLLGSSN; via the coding sequence ATGACTCTCAAACGATTGGTTTTAATCATTTCGACTGTGATAGCAGTTGTATTGGCAACTTTGTCGCTAGTCAGTAGTTGGCAGAAACCACAGTTCCAAAGTCGTCTGGAACTTTATCAAATCAATATTGCGCTGCAAGCCCAAGCTTGGCAGCCAGAAGATAGCAATGGTGATAATTTTCAGGTAATTCGCCAAGCTATCCTGGAAGATCAGCCCCTAGAAAATGCCACACAGCAATATCAAGCAGCACGTAAATCTGTACAAACTAATTTAGATCAGCTTAACAGCCAACTTACACAGTTAAGTTCTCCAGCTAAACCCCTACCACAAGACACTGTTGACACTAGCGCATCTCCAGAAGTCACCAAGAAACAATTACAGCAATCTCTTTACCAACAGCAAAAATTACTCGCCGAGTTAGATTTACGTCTGGGAATTTTACAAGTACAACAAGGACAACAAGACACAGCCTTGAAAACTTGGGCGGAATTACAAAAACCAGCACTCAACAGCGATTTTGCAGATACCGCGACTATCTTGAGCGGACTCTGGAGTGATCCTCCGCGAATTTTACCCAACGCCCAGCAGCTAATTAAAAAGAATTTAGATGGTTGGTTTCGGAATAAGGCTCTGATTCAGCTATACCAACTCCAGCAACGTCAAGAACCTTTAGCCGCAGTTAAAGCTGCACAGCAATCAGCCGCAGCCCAAGCAGTATTTAAACTCACCCTCATCGGCACGATCCCCGCCTTAGCCGCATTGATCGGCACAATTCTGCTGATTTTCTTATTGACACAACGCTTGCTGAAAGGAAAAGAAGCGTTATTGGCACAAAATGGTGATTTGGTTTGGACAACACCCTGGGATGGCGAAACCGTACTCCAGGTTTTTGTTGTGGGATTTTTCTTTATGGGACAAGTTTTTGTTCCCATTTTATTATCTATACTGCCAATTCCCCGCCCGATTGTAGGTGTACGCTTACAAGCTTTTTCAGTGTTGGTTAGTTACTTGTTGGTGGCGGCTGGGGCGCTGTCGGTGATGTATTTCTCCATCAAACGGTTTTTCCCTCTACCAAGATTGTGGTTTAAATTCCAACTCCAAGATAATTGGTGGCTGTGGGGATTAGGCGGTTACTGCACCGCTTTACCTGTGGTTGTGGTGGTGTCGTTGATTAATCAAAAACTCTGGCAAGGGCAGGGTGGTAGTAATCCGTTATTACAACTGGCGCTAGAAAGTCAAGATTCTATCGCATTAGGAATATTTTTCTCCACAGCCGCGATCGCTGCTCCCATATTTGAAGAAATTTTATTTAGAGGCTTTTTGCTACCCTCTCTCACCCGTTATTTACCTGTGTGGGGGGCAATTTTGGCCAGTAGCTTGTTGTTTGCGATCGCTCACCTGAGCTTGTCAGAAGTTTTACCACTCACCGCCTTGGGGATCATCCTGGGAGTAGTGTACACGCGATCGCGCAATCTCCTTGCTCCCATGCTACTCCACAGCCTCTGGAATAGTGGCACACTACTGAGTCTTTTCCTCTTGGGCAGTAGTAACTAA
- a CDS encoding TM2 domain-containing protein → MSNNSPSDTSSKKLAAGICAILLGALGIHKFILGYTTEGLIMLLVSILTCGFGGAIMGIIGLVEGVIYLTKTDEEFVEAYIVNKKGWF, encoded by the coding sequence ATGTCTAATAACAGTCCTAGCGATACCAGTAGTAAAAAACTAGCAGCAGGAATTTGTGCAATCTTGTTAGGAGCTTTAGGGATTCACAAGTTTATTCTCGGTTACACAACCGAAGGCTTAATCATGTTGCTGGTTAGCATCCTCACCTGTGGTTTTGGTGGAGCAATTATGGGCATTATTGGTTTAGTAGAAGGAGTTATTTACTTAACCAAAACCGATGAGGAATTTGTTGAGGCTTACATTGTCAACAAAAAAGGCTGGTTTTAA
- a CDS encoding DUF2752 domain-containing protein, protein MLGFSYTPLFGTYFYNQNYRLGFLVCPIRHLTGIPCPTCGMTRSFMAIGRGDLNQAFTENLFGPILFASFVIAIVHVTLELLTRQEIKTLYCQLLRLKKVQILFLLIVLIYHTFRLYHISQTGELYIAFSQSPLGQWLFQ, encoded by the coding sequence ATATTAGGGTTCTCTTATACCCCACTATTTGGTACATATTTTTACAACCAAAATTATCGTCTTGGGTTTTTAGTCTGTCCTATTAGACACTTAACAGGAATCCCTTGTCCTACCTGTGGTATGACACGTTCATTTATGGCTATTGGGCGAGGAGACTTAAACCAAGCATTTACCGAGAATTTATTTGGCCCTATTTTATTTGCTAGTTTTGTCATTGCCATAGTTCACGTTACCTTAGAATTGTTAACTAGGCAGGAAATTAAAACTTTATATTGTCAACTATTAAGACTGAAAAAGGTACAAATACTGTTTTTACTGATCGTGTTAATTTATCATACTTTCCGGCTGTATCACATCTCACAAACAGGAGAATTGTATATTGCCTTTAGTCAATCTCCTTTGGGTCAATGGCTTTTTCAGTAA
- the crtD gene encoding C-3',4' desaturase CrtD, with amino-acid sequence MSHIVVNQNQPRVVVIGAGIGGLTAAALLAHRGYSVLVLDQAIVPGGCASTFKRQGFTFDVGATQVAGLEPGGIHQRIFAELEIDLPPATPCDPACAVYLPGETTPINVWRDQDKWREERQRQFPGSEPFWQLMATLFEASWEFQGRDPVLPPRNLWDLWQLIQAVRPSTFITAPFTLFTVGDALRLCGLGNDQRLRTFLDMQLKLYSQVNAEETALLYAATALSVSQLPQGLYHLQGSMQVLSDRLVTALERDGGRLLMRHTVEHIKVENGQATAVVIRNQKTGEVWTEPADHIVANVTVQNLVQLLGDKVPSGYKQRVEKLPPPSGAFVVYLGVDASAIPLGCPPHLQFLYDANGPIGENNSLFVSVSHPGDGRAPEGKATIIASSFVDYQQWWQTPDYQALKQKYTADAIARLNQYFYLKPETIIYQEAATPRTFAHYTGRDRGIVGGIGQRIPTFGPFGFANRTPINSLWLVGDSTHPGEGTAGVSYSALTVVRQLEAQAK; translated from the coding sequence ATGTCACATATTGTTGTTAACCAAAATCAACCCCGTGTAGTTGTGATTGGTGCGGGAATTGGCGGACTGACGGCGGCGGCGTTATTAGCCCACCGTGGCTACAGCGTTTTAGTCCTTGACCAAGCCATTGTACCGGGGGGTTGTGCTTCGACATTTAAACGTCAAGGGTTCACTTTTGATGTGGGCGCAACCCAAGTGGCAGGTTTGGAACCGGGTGGGATTCACCAGCGCATTTTTGCGGAACTAGAAATTGATTTACCGCCGGCTACTCCTTGTGACCCGGCTTGTGCAGTTTATTTACCAGGAGAAACCACTCCGATTAATGTTTGGCGCGACCAAGATAAATGGCGTGAGGAAAGACAACGGCAGTTTCCTGGAAGTGAACCATTTTGGCAGTTAATGGCAACATTATTTGAAGCTAGTTGGGAATTTCAAGGACGTGACCCGGTGTTACCGCCGCGTAATTTGTGGGATTTGTGGCAATTAATTCAGGCGGTGCGTCCGAGTACATTTATCACTGCGCCGTTTACATTGTTCACCGTAGGTGATGCGTTAAGACTATGCGGTTTGGGTAATGACCAGCGTTTGAGAACTTTTTTAGATATGCAATTAAAGTTGTATTCTCAGGTAAACGCTGAAGAAACAGCCTTACTATATGCAGCCACGGCGTTGAGCGTTTCCCAACTGCCCCAGGGATTGTACCATCTCCAAGGTAGTATGCAGGTGTTGAGCGATCGCTTAGTTACTGCTCTAGAAAGAGATGGCGGACGGTTATTAATGCGCCATACTGTTGAACACATCAAAGTCGAAAATGGTCAAGCCACTGCTGTTGTTATCCGCAACCAAAAAACAGGCGAAGTTTGGACAGAACCAGCCGACCATATAGTAGCTAACGTGACTGTCCAAAACTTAGTGCAGCTTTTGGGGGACAAAGTACCATCCGGTTACAAACAGCGAGTCGAAAAACTACCGCCACCATCAGGGGCTTTTGTGGTGTACTTGGGTGTGGATGCAAGTGCGATTCCTTTAGGTTGTCCGCCCCATTTACAGTTTTTATACGATGCCAACGGCCCCATTGGCGAGAATAATTCCTTGTTTGTGTCTGTGAGTCATCCTGGTGATGGTCGCGCCCCAGAAGGTAAAGCCACAATTATTGCGTCATCTTTTGTGGATTATCAGCAATGGTGGCAAACTCCAGATTATCAAGCATTGAAACAAAAATATACCGCAGATGCGATCGCTCGCCTCAATCAATATTTTTACCTCAAACCAGAAACCATCATTTACCAAGAAGCTGCCACACCCCGCACCTTTGCTCATTACACTGGACGCGATCGCGGTATAGTTGGGGGCATTGGGCAAAGAATACCCACCTTTGGCCCCTTTGGTTTTGCCAACCGCACACCGATAAATTCTCTCTGGTTAGTCGGCGACTCTACCCACCCCGGCGAAGGTACGGCTGGCGTGAGTTACTCGGCGTTAACCGTGGTGAGACAACTTGAGGCGCAAGCGAAATAA
- a CDS encoding fructosamine kinase family protein codes for MFWTEIDAHISRVTGENFLTQKRRSVSGGCINQGYAVSNGEITYFVKLNQASQVAMFEAEMLGLKQMFATNTIRVPKPICWGTSGDSGYIVLEWLEMGGGNTQSWAEMGRKLAAMHQATSQNGFGWDMNNTIGSTPQINTWTADWIDFYCTHRLGYQFQLARRRGGNFPKQDKLLAAIPELLANHEVQPSLVHGDLWGGNAGCTVSGEPVIFDPATYYGDREVDIAMTELFGGFPAAFYQGYNAAFPLDQGYERRKTLYNLYHILNHFNLFGGAYGSQANRMIDQILR; via the coding sequence ATGTTTTGGACTGAAATTGATGCCCATATTAGCCGAGTAACTGGCGAAAATTTTCTCACTCAAAAACGGCGTTCTGTAAGTGGTGGCTGTATTAACCAAGGTTACGCCGTTTCTAATGGTGAAATCACATACTTTGTCAAACTCAACCAAGCATCGCAAGTAGCGATGTTTGAAGCTGAAATGTTGGGTTTAAAGCAAATGTTCGCCACAAATACTATCCGTGTACCCAAGCCCATTTGTTGGGGAACATCAGGCGATTCTGGCTACATCGTTTTGGAATGGTTAGAAATGGGTGGCGGTAATACCCAATCTTGGGCAGAAATGGGGCGCAAGTTAGCCGCCATGCACCAAGCAACCAGCCAAAATGGTTTCGGTTGGGATATGAATAATACTATTGGTTCCACTCCCCAAATCAACACTTGGACAGCCGATTGGATTGATTTTTACTGTACACATCGCCTTGGTTATCAATTTCAGTTAGCCAGAAGGCGCGGAGGTAATTTTCCGAAACAAGATAAATTATTAGCCGCGATTCCCGAATTATTAGCCAATCATGAAGTACAACCATCCTTAGTACATGGCGATTTGTGGGGTGGAAATGCTGGCTGTACTGTGTCAGGCGAACCCGTCATTTTTGATCCAGCCACTTATTATGGCGATCGCGAAGTGGATATTGCGATGACAGAACTTTTTGGTGGTTTTCCCGCCGCTTTTTATCAAGGATATAACGCCGCTTTTCCCCTAGATCAAGGCTACGAACGCCGGAAAACTTTGTATAACCTTTATCACATTTTGAATCACTTCAATTTATTTGGTGGTGCTTATGGTTCCCAAGCCAACCGGATGATTGACCAAATTTTGCGATAA
- a CDS encoding histidine phosphatase family protein, whose translation MTRVIIVRHGQSSYNAERRIQGRTDASTLTEKGRNDASKVGKALSNISFQAIYCSPLQRAKLTAEIIQSELANTQESAAVQTSDKLLEIDLPLWETMLTADVEQKFAEDYRIWHENPDQLVMQIQDAEGTREHFPVLALYEQARQFWQDILPQHQGQTILIVGHNGINRALISTALGIPPSRYHSIQQSNCGVTVLNFAGGLGEPVQLESMNQTQHMGEALPSLRPGHQGVRLLLVRHGETEWNRQTRFQGQIDVPLNDNGRNQAQKAGEFLKDVAIDFAVSSSMQRPKETAEIILRQHPSIQLDLQDGLREISHGLWEGKLEKEIEQEFPGELHRWRTVPAEVQMPEGENLQQVWERSVAAWQSIVQTALDNQLTTGLVVAHDATNKTLLCHILGLTAENFWNFRQGNGAVSVIDYPNGLDGFPVLQAMNITAHLGGGVLDKTAAGAL comes from the coding sequence ATGACTCGTGTCATCATTGTGCGTCATGGGCAGAGTAGCTACAATGCCGAACGGCGTATTCAAGGGCGCACGGATGCGTCAACACTAACAGAAAAAGGTCGTAATGATGCCAGTAAAGTAGGCAAAGCCCTCAGCAATATTTCATTTCAGGCAATTTATTGCAGTCCTCTGCAACGAGCTAAACTCACCGCCGAGATTATTCAAAGCGAGTTAGCCAATACTCAAGAGTCTGCTGCTGTCCAAACTTCTGATAAGTTATTGGAAATTGATTTGCCTTTGTGGGAGACAATGCTAACTGCGGATGTTGAGCAGAAGTTTGCTGAAGACTATCGCATTTGGCATGAAAATCCTGACCAATTGGTAATGCAAATTCAAGATGCTGAGGGGACAAGAGAGCATTTTCCAGTTCTGGCTTTGTACGAACAAGCACGGCAGTTTTGGCAAGATATTTTGCCACAGCATCAAGGTCAAACTATTTTAATAGTTGGGCATAACGGAATTAACCGCGCCTTGATTAGCACAGCACTGGGTATTCCTCCCAGCCGTTATCACTCCATCCAGCAATCTAACTGTGGTGTGACTGTATTGAATTTTGCTGGCGGTTTGGGTGAACCAGTCCAACTAGAATCGATGAACCAAACGCAGCACATGGGGGAAGCATTACCTTCATTGCGTCCCGGTCATCAAGGCGTGCGGTTGTTGTTAGTGCGTCATGGTGAAACTGAGTGGAACCGTCAAACCAGATTTCAAGGACAAATTGATGTTCCTTTAAATGACAATGGCAGAAATCAAGCGCAAAAAGCAGGCGAATTTCTCAAGGATGTAGCCATTGACTTTGCTGTGAGTAGTTCTATGCAACGTCCGAAAGAAACAGCCGAGATTATATTGCGTCAACATCCCAGCATTCAGCTAGACCTGCAAGATGGTTTGCGAGAAATTAGTCATGGCCTTTGGGAAGGGAAATTAGAGAAGGAAATTGAACAAGAATTTCCCGGAGAATTACACCGTTGGCGGACTGTACCGGCTGAGGTACAAATGCCAGAAGGTGAGAATTTACAACAAGTGTGGGAACGTAGCGTTGCGGCGTGGCAATCTATTGTGCAAACCGCATTAGATAATCAACTCACAACAGGATTAGTAGTGGCTCACGATGCAACTAATAAAACCTTGTTGTGTCATATTCTCGGTTTAACAGCAGAAAACTTTTGGAATTTCCGCCAAGGTAATGGCGCAGTTAGCGTGATTGACTATCCCAACGGACTTGATGGTTTTCCGGTATTACAAGCAATGAATATCACGGCTCATTTGGGTGGTGGTGTTCTGGATAAAACCGCAGCTGGAGCATTATAA
- a CDS encoding pitrilysin family protein, giving the protein MTSTLLKSSRLNSPTIHRLPNGLTIIAEQMPIDVVNLNLWIKVGSAVESDAINGMAHFLEHMIFKGTERLASGEFERRIEERGAVTNAATSQDYTHYYITTAPQDFAELAPLQIDVVFNPSIPDDAFERERAVVLEEIRRSEDNPHRRTFRRAMEMAFDTLPYRRPVLGPESVISGLEPQQMRDFHAQWYQPPMITAVAVGNLPVEQLIANVAEGFTQVGKTQHSARAKRPATANSTQHLLINSESAFTEIVRREFVDKSLQQARLVMVWRVPGLAQLNQTYALDVLAGVLAHGRTSRLVRDLREERGLVSSIAVSNMSNLLQGTFYISAKCAVENIAAVEDAIAQHIRRLQTELVTDKEIARIRKRVTNRFIFGNETPSDRSGLYGFYQSLVGDLEPAFNYPLHIQQQEANDLLLAANQYLCPDAYGVVVMKPL; this is encoded by the coding sequence ATGACCTCAACTCTATTAAAGTCTTCTCGTCTCAATTCCCCAACAATACACCGTTTGCCTAATGGCTTGACAATCATTGCCGAACAAATGCCCATTGATGTTGTCAACCTCAACCTCTGGATTAAAGTTGGTTCGGCTGTAGAATCTGATGCGATTAACGGGATGGCTCACTTTTTAGAACACATGATTTTTAAAGGAACTGAGCGATTAGCCAGTGGAGAGTTTGAGCGTCGAATTGAAGAACGGGGTGCTGTGACTAATGCTGCTACCAGCCAAGATTATACTCATTACTATATAACTACTGCGCCCCAAGATTTTGCTGAATTGGCTCCACTGCAAATCGATGTTGTATTTAATCCGAGTATTCCTGATGATGCCTTTGAACGTGAGCGTGCTGTTGTTTTAGAAGAAATCCGCCGTTCTGAAGATAATCCCCACCGCCGGACTTTTCGCCGTGCAATGGAAATGGCATTTGATACTTTACCCTATCGCCGTCCGGTGTTGGGGCCAGAATCGGTCATATCTGGGCTAGAACCTCAACAAATGCGGGATTTTCATGCTCAATGGTATCAACCGCCAATGATTACGGCTGTAGCTGTGGGCAATTTACCTGTAGAACAATTAATTGCTAATGTTGCGGAAGGATTTACCCAGGTTGGTAAAACTCAGCACTCAGCACGGGCTAAACGCCCCGCTACCGCTAACAGTACTCAGCACTTACTCATCAACAGCGAATCAGCGTTTACAGAAATTGTGCGGCGAGAATTTGTCGATAAAAGTCTTCAGCAAGCGCGGTTAGTCATGGTGTGGCGGGTTCCTGGATTAGCACAGTTAAATCAGACTTATGCTTTAGATGTGTTAGCGGGAGTTTTAGCACATGGTAGGACATCAAGATTAGTTAGAGATTTGCGGGAAGAACGCGGATTAGTTTCTTCGATCGCAGTTAGTAATATGAGCAATTTATTACAAGGTACATTTTATATTTCTGCTAAATGTGCAGTTGAAAACATCGCCGCCGTTGAAGATGCGATCGCCCAACACATCCGCCGACTACAAACAGAATTAGTCACAGACAAAGAAATCGCCCGCATCCGCAAACGTGTCACCAACAGATTTATCTTTGGTAACGAAACCCCAAGCGATCGCAGTGGCTTATATGGTTTCTATCAATCATTAGTCGGTGATTTAGAACCAGCCTTTAACTACCCCCTGCACATTCAACAACAAGAAGCCAACGATTTACTCCTCGCCGCCAATCAATATCTCTGTCCAGATGCTTATGGTGTAGTGGTCATGAAACCGTTGTAA
- a CDS encoding Uma2 family endonuclease has translation MSEPAIVDRIKSEITADGIPFPPSDLLSDEPPLESDLHRDQIELLIRTLKLWWQERQDFYASGNLTIYYSPRQKKSEEFRGPDFFVVLGTEKRDRNSWIVWHEDGKYPNVIVEILSDSTAAVDRGLKKQIYQDTFRTPDYFWFDPVTLEFQGFHLVEGRYQPITPTPEGKLWSQQLELYLGMYEGKLRYFTADNQLIPTPEEKAQQAESRAQQAQEEVNRLREILLAQGIDPDNI, from the coding sequence ATGTCTGAACCTGCCATTGTAGACAGGATCAAGAGTGAAATCACAGCAGATGGTATACCATTTCCGCCTAGTGATTTACTAAGTGACGAACCACCATTGGAAAGTGATTTACACCGCGACCAAATTGAACTGCTAATTCGCACATTAAAGTTATGGTGGCAAGAAAGACAAGATTTCTATGCTTCTGGTAACTTGACAATTTACTACAGCCCCAGGCAAAAAAAATCAGAAGAATTTCGCGGCCCAGATTTTTTCGTGGTGTTAGGTACAGAAAAAAGAGACCGCAATAGTTGGATAGTCTGGCATGAAGACGGCAAATATCCTAATGTGATTGTCGAAATTTTGTCAGATTCCACAGCCGCAGTAGACAGAGGCTTGAAAAAACAAATTTATCAAGACACCTTCCGTACCCCTGATTACTTCTGGTTTGACCCCGTTACTCTTGAGTTCCAAGGATTTCATTTAGTAGAAGGTAGATATCAACCAATTACACCCACCCCAGAAGGCAAACTCTGGAGTCAGCAGTTAGAACTGTATCTCGGCATGTATGAGGGCAAATTAAGATACTTTACGGCGGATAATCAGTTAATACCCACACCAGAAGAAAAAGCCCAACAAGCAGAAAGCCGCGCCCAACAAGCCCAAGAGGAAGTTAATCGGTTAAGGGAGATTTTACTAGCGCAAGGTATTGACCCCGACAATATTTAA